A stretch of DNA from Lotus japonicus ecotype B-129 chromosome 4, LjGifu_v1.2:
CCAAAATCCTGCCATACATGACAAATAATGGCGGAATACGGCGGCCATATGGTGGGATATCAACAATGGCGGAAAGCCAAAAAACCGCCATGAGAAGCCATCATGGCGGATATTTGATATCACTGATATCAAATGAAGCACAAAACTTTCTGGATTGATGTGAAATTTTATAGGTATGATCTACATGTTAAGGACTTCAGTCTAAAGTGTACTTTGTAAGAaaactaatttaaaaatttattcaatCACAGAGTAATTTTGACTTAATACTGAGGCCAGTTTATCCTTCTCCATATATAGGACATAAATATTTTGTTATAGGCAGAGTTTTCAATTGCAGATTGCAGTCGTGGTTGTGGTTACATCACAGTCCTTGACATTAGCAGAAATTTGCAGATAAATGCAACTAATGCAGGCACAGATTCCAACATCATGTGGTCCCGGATACCTCCGAAACCATGACAATGCGGTACCGGGAAGTAGTTTAAAACCTAGGTTACAAACTTAAACTGAAGCAGGCTTCCGAAATTGCTGAGATACAGAGTTTGATTTGAAAACTATTAGTTACAAGGCTTCTGGTCATTGAATGATCATATCTCAGATTTTCTTTTACAGGCTCTAAAATGAAGATTCAACAGCTACTACTACTATtgaaaccaaaatcaaaagcacAGATGAAATACATGAACAGACCTGGCTTGAAACACAGGGACACCACGGCTTCGGTGCTAACATCCATAACCAGCTGCGCCTCATCACTGCATCGCAAGTCAAACCAGCAAACAAAACCATCCTATGATGGTTAAACAGACACAATCAGAATCAAACGGTGAATTTcatcaaacaacaacaacaataacaacacaGATGATCAAATTGAAAGGAAGCAATGTTGAAGGTTAAACCCTAACGAACGATAACGAATTGAAATAACAGAAAGCCATAGAATCAAATTGGAGAAGAGAAACTGACATCGCCGGAAGTGACGATGAGGTGCGGATTTTGAGGCGAGGCAATGCAGCAGTTTGTGCTGTCTTTGTGGCCTTTCAGTCGTCGAGGCTTGAGCTTCACCGCCGGAGGCTGAGGATTAAGCTTCGGCTGCTCAGCCTCCTTCTCCGCCATTTCTCGCCGCAGTGACAGACACCAGAGACACTGCCGAATGCAATCAAATGCAATTGAGAGCTTTTCAATGCATTTTATATGTTTGAAATTGGTTTAAATAAGTGTTTGGTCCCTCTAATATATTTCCTTTTCGAATTAGatccttatatttttgttttgttttcgaTACCTccaaattttttgttttttgtttttggttatTGTCGTTAGGTTTTTCATCCAAAGCAAGCAAGTGGAAGTCCATGTAAACATTAAAGGTGACATGTTTTAAACTTTTATTGGGTAATTTTCCTCCTAGAAGGACACGTCACCACCTCCACCTTCCCCATCTCCCACCCCATTTCCCCTACCCCTAGATTGAATTGCATGAAACTCAGAATCTCAGTCCACTGAAATCTCATCTTTAAATTTCATTACCGCTTAAATAGTGATTAAATTGTGagttggtaatttttttttgaaatggagtTGGTAATTGAATATGATTCATTACAGATACGATCTTTCACTCACTTATATTACTTAATATGATTTGGCACATGTGCCGGTAATGTTGTTATCCATAATTCATCTCAAAATTTGATTCATGAACATATAATTATGCCATTTatacttttaaaatttaattttaggaGTATAATCAGCTTTATTATGTTTTGGAaactcgtttttttttttctttcaaaaatgcTGTTTTATGTTCTTTTCAAAGATTTTCGTTATACCTTCTCAATTAAAATCTCAAAATGCTTTTTTACTTATCGGAAACTAATTTTAGGAAAGTATTATAAATTTCtgaaatttaaattttgtaACTTATACTTAAATTGACATGTCGTCTGTTTTCATTTATAAAGGTTTGGACCTGATAATGCATGAGATGTAATCAAATGAAGCTcacatatgttttttttttttatataggcaATAACTCACATATGTTCTTATAAAGCAAAATCATATATAGATTAAGTGAAAGGCAATGAGAAACTACCATTCTtaataagctcaaaacatcaTTAAAAAAGAGCAAGACAAATCTTACATAGATGAACTTATAATAGTTCAATTCAATCGTCTAAAATGTCTATATAAACACTTGACTTAGATTGTTGTTTTGCTATTTCCATCTCAAATTGTTGTATGCGTCTCAAATATGGTAACTCCCAAGAAAGAGCATCAGCATGACAGTGAGTGCGCCATTGTAAGGCAATAGGGGGCATAAGATGATCATTCTTTAAATGAACCTATGGTGAAGGCATAACATGTATTAGTAACTCGTATAAAATGTAACAAAATGATTGTTGTATACAATAGAATCAAGTTATACCTGCACAAAGTGACATTTGTTTACGTGTCCCACAAACCCATATCTGGAATAGTCATCCATTTTTCTTTAGTCACAAACTTTCCAGTAGTGATGTTGAGTGCATCAATTAGATGCTTGACCCGATCAATGGATCCAAAAAGTGATACATAATCTCCCTGAAATTGTTGAAGCTCATTGATCATATGAATTCGAACTTGAGCCCAATTTTCTTGACCCATACCCAACGATGCTGCAACAGCTCGGTATCCACAATTCCCATCTGAGATGACATCAACGATGTCATCAATATAACAACGCATCTCTGAAGGAAATTGATCAATGTATGGGATAACCTTGGTTGATTTATCCTTGGTGTGTTTAGGTGCTTTGGTCGGATCATTGGTTGAAGAAACAATGGAGATGCTATTACGAACTGAATTCATAGAAGCACTGaaattttctaaaattgaaGAGTCATGTTTGGTAGATCTTCGCGCAACACCCTTTATTTTACCCCTTGTTTTTACCTTAGAAGGAGACATTGGTATGATATCTGGGAGTGCAATCTCACAGATTTTGGCTTTTAGTGCTATCATCCTAATTACATCAAATCTGTGTGACAAAACATCAATCTCAAACTTTAGTGACAAACTCATAACAAAATTTAAATATGGTTGGTATTATGTCAGCATATTCTGGAAATTTTAGATTTCAGAAGTCATTTTTTTAGTCTGCAAACTTATTTACGAAATCAAATTAATCACTCACTTCTGGAATTTAATCTCAGGAATCTGATGAATTACTTATTTCCAAAACCTTGATTATGAAATGCAATTGCTACATACATTCCAGAAATAAAAATCCAGGGAACAACAATCCGAAAGGattaacaaaaaatatttactcgttcaaaaaaaaaattacataccGAAAATTAAACTAGCAAACAATtttactgaaaaaaaaaaaatccttgaaATCAGAGAGTGGAGACTTACCTCAGCAGCTATGAGCAATGACTGAGAGTGGAAGAACGATGAGCTGGTACCTCAGCTATAAGGATATAAGATATTTAAAGAGTGGGAGTGAAGGTAGTGAGAGTGGTAATTAATGTAACATTTAATATATTTGAACTCAAGCTATAAATattctttgacaaaaaaaagaacGCAAgctataattaatatatattcattttaaaaaatattaatatatattgttattaaatatattttattaatatattactttataatatttttaatattattttaataaacacCATACCTTCCGCTTCACtgttttagtttctttttatatatattttcaaaatGTTTACTGTTTTATAATATCAAGACATTTTTTTCTAATTAACTGTTTTACACATATATccttatttaataattttttctcaCATATTGTATTTTGGTGCTAACAAATAACTTAGGAGTGCAGTTGGATGATATTAAGTATTTAAGTCTTAAGAAGGCTAGAGAGAACATGAGTTATTAATTTCATAGCAACCTGAATTTAATTGGATGAATTTCCAGCAAATTGACATTCAACAGGCACACTAATAGATTTAACCAACCTTACAACGACGTCTATCTTTCTCATATCTGTTTCTATAGCAAAGATAGTTAAAATGTTGAATAAAAGCCAGAGTAAAATGACGAGGCTCTTTTGTAATTCCCAAACTAGGATACAATGAGGAAttgtaagattggatactctcaacacaaattgtgtgtgaggtagataatgttatttataataagAAAGGCACATAATATGCTAAAGAATATTCtgaggcatattacaaaatataacaaataataataaaagaatatCTCGTAGGATATCATGACTATTTATCTCTAACAGAAATGCTTCTTGAAAAATACTTAtacatataattttaaataCAGAATTAATTCTAGTGAAAAGtttaattattgattttggAATTGATTAGGAAAGAAAAGTAATCAATTCAAACATTATATCAATCTCAACTAATAACACGGCAGCTTCAGTGagattcttaaaaaaataatatatatggtGAAAAAAAATTTGACTTGAAAATTTTTGAAACAACACTTGAATAGACAATAATGTCATTGTCTTTCTCTCTCAATTTCTTTTCACAACTCATCAACCGAGATTTCGTCGTATCGATTTACCTTTTTTGAACCTTCACAACGAAGTGAATCATTAATTGAAACCATTGCGCTCAAAGCCACCTCGCAAAACTCTTCGCTcaagtcttcatcgtcttctCCTTCTAGCGTGCTCTCTCTCCCCCTCTTCATGTGTGTGACGGTCATGGGCTGCGAATGTTGGGGGCTTGGGGCAAGGTTTTTTTATTGGTTGGGACAAGGGTTAACCCTTTCTTTTGGCGAGGATGAGCATGGGGAGAATGAGCACAATGAGGTCGTGGCAAAGAGCAATAGGCCCGATTTGGAGCTAAGTGAGAGGGTTCATGCTACCAGAGTGTTGTATGTTATCAATAAGGAAAGAGAGAGTAGTGGGCTTGGACGGGCTCAACATTCGGGAGAAAGGAGGCAGAAGGTGTCGAGGGGGTCATTTGGGGAGCAAAAGCTCACCGGAATCCATGGTGGTGATCGCAGTCGCCACTCGAGGCCGTGATTCTCGTTGACAGTAGTAGACTTGAGCAtgatgaagagagagaaaagaacgatgaaaaataaaatagaaacactTATGTAATttgaggttgtctaaatgacccatgataaagtttgggttaaataacccatcatccaatcacattgaagataagtgagttggaatttctatattttatttattaatttatttccaactcacttatctccaatgtgattggatgatgggttatttaacccaaactttatcatgagtcatttagacgaCCCCATGTAATTTAGATGCTAAATCACATATTTCAAAGCATTTTTTAACTCCATCGTCATAGTTCACATTTTTACATACCCACCGAAGCCAAAACCCTCTAGTAACTATATATATGCCAAAAAAAGAGGCTAGTTTCACTTATGGAAATTAGAGATAAATAGTAGTAATGATTCATAGATCACTACACAATGTATACACTAGGagactttttttcttcttctttctatctctctattTCAATCACATCATATATTCCACATATCACTTATCTACTTCTCTTCCCATCTCTCTAAATGGTCAATTTTAACCAGGAAATAAAGTGCCCAACAATCAATTCATAACTAATTCAAGAGCAGTAATCGGAACAGTTCTAATAGACTGAGCAGAAATTCTTACACATCATCAGAAGATTCAGAACAGAAGAAAATATACCAAAATGGAGGAATAAAAGGGTGGGGGGATCATGTATAAAAAGTTTCATGTTTTAATTTGT
This window harbors:
- the LOC130715190 gene encoding uncharacterized protein LOC130715190; amino-acid sequence: MSLSLKFEIDVLSHRFDVIRMIALKAKICEIALPDIIPMSPSKVKTRGKIKGVARRSTKHDSSILENFSASMNSVRNSISIVSSTNDPTKAPKHTKDKSTKVIPYIDQFPSEMRCYIDDIVDVISDGNCGYRAVAASLGMGQENWAQVRIHMINELQQFQGDYVSLFGSIDRVKHLIDALNITTGKFVTKEKWMTIPDMGLWDT